The Mucilaginibacter gracilis genomic interval CACGCTATCGCTCGCAACGACATGGTTTTTAATTGTATTTTTTCAATCACACCGATTTTTACATCTTCCATCTTACCTGAAACATCTTCCATCAATTACTATTCATAATCAGCCTTGGCTCATCATAGGCAATCATGTTGTCGCGTTGTTTCTTTGGTATCGGGCTTGATTTTCCGGCTTTGTAATCGTAGCTGATGCAAACGGTTTTGCCTGTGGTGCAAATGTCTTCTTTGCCGTCAACTATTTTTACCAAAATATATTCTACATCAAAACTGCTATTTCCCACTCGCGATGTGCGTACATAGCATTTAATTTCATCATCTAAGGTGATGGGTTTGCGGTAATCAATTTCGGAGCGACCGAGGATAATGCCCATTTCGTTCCAGTCCCACTCAATAATATTGCGCCAGTAGTTGCCGCGGGCTATTTCGAAATAGGTTAGGTACACAGCATTGTTAACGTGGCCAAAGGCATCCATATCCGAAAAACGGATGTGGATAGGGGTGGTATACTTAAAGTGGGCAATATTTGGGGTCATAATCGGTCAATATGTCTTTAATAAAAATTCCTGCACGACAAAATGTCTTGCTGTTCTGTTATTTTGTTCTGTTTTGCGCAAAATAATCAATTGGTACATCAATTGATTAACAAGATACGAAGATAATAAAACAAAAAATTAAGGAGATATAAAAATGACATTAGTAAAATTTGCAAACGGACAAAAAAACAATGGTTTAAACCCATTATTCACCGATGTATTTGATTCGATATTGAACGATACATTTTTAAGCGAAAGGTTCACCGCTAAAACACCTGCCGTAAACATTGCCGAAACCGAAAACGAGTTCCATATTGAATTGGCCGCTCCGGGTTTAAGCAAAGAGGATTTTAAAATCAGCGTTGAAAAAAACATCTTAACTGTATCTGCCGAAAAGAAAGCTGAAACCGAAGGCACCGACAAAAAATACAGCAAAAAGGAGTTTAGCTATAACGCCTTCACCCGCACATTTACCTTGCCCGAAAGTGTAGACTATACAAAAATTGACGCCACCTACACCGATGGTATTTTGAAACTAAACGTAGCCAAAAAAGAAGAAGCTAAAATTCAAACCCGCGAAATTTCTG includes:
- a CDS encoding acyl-CoA thioesterase gives rise to the protein MTPNIAHFKYTTPIHIRFSDMDAFGHVNNAVYLTYFEIARGNYWRNIIEWDWNEMGIILGRSEIDYRKPITLDDEIKCYVRTSRVGNSSFDVEYILVKIVDGKEDICTTGKTVCISYDYKAGKSSPIPKKQRDNMIAYDEPRLIMNSN
- a CDS encoding Hsp20/alpha crystallin family protein, with translation MTLVKFANGQKNNGLNPLFTDVFDSILNDTFLSERFTAKTPAVNIAETENEFHIELAAPGLSKEDFKISVEKNILTVSAEKKAETEGTDKKYSKKEFSYNAFTRTFTLPESVDYTKIDATYTDGILKLNVAKKEEAKIQTREISVK